The proteins below come from a single Cytobacillus luteolus genomic window:
- the tyrS gene encoding tyrosine--tRNA ligase, with protein sequence MDILKDLEFRGLINQVTDSEGLEKTLSEEKIKLYCGFDPTADSLHIGNLAALLTLRRFQQAGHQPIALVGGATGLIGDPSGKKNERTLNPQETVVGWSEKIKAQLSRFLDFEAVENPASIANNYDWIGNLDVITFLRDVGKNFGLNYMLAKDSVKTRIEEGISYTEFTYMILQSYDFLKLYETQNCRMQIGGSDQWGNITAGLELIRKSTENAKAFGLTIPLVTKSDGTKFGKTESGTIWLDREKTSSYEFYQFWINTDDRDVVSYLKYFTFLSQEEIEHLENETTNAPEKRTAQKALAEELTKLVHGDEALVQAVKISEALFSGSIGSLTADEIKQGFKDVPSYELKGEAEVGLIDLLVDSKISPSKRQAREDVQNGAIYINGERIQEVNYVLTKEDRIEGQFTVIRRGKKKYYLIK encoded by the coding sequence ATGGATATTCTAAAGGATTTGGAATTTAGAGGACTAATTAATCAAGTAACAGATAGTGAGGGGTTAGAAAAGACATTAAGTGAAGAGAAAATTAAACTTTATTGTGGTTTTGACCCAACTGCAGACAGTCTTCATATTGGAAATTTAGCAGCCCTGTTAACTTTGAGAAGATTTCAACAAGCTGGGCATCAACCAATTGCCCTGGTAGGTGGAGCAACAGGTTTGATTGGAGATCCGAGTGGGAAAAAGAATGAACGAACGTTAAACCCACAAGAAACGGTTGTAGGCTGGAGTGAAAAAATTAAGGCCCAGCTTTCTCGATTTTTAGATTTTGAAGCAGTAGAAAATCCAGCGAGTATTGCAAATAACTATGACTGGATAGGTAACTTAGATGTAATCACTTTTCTAAGAGATGTTGGTAAAAATTTCGGATTAAATTATATGCTTGCAAAAGATTCAGTTAAAACAAGAATTGAAGAGGGAATTTCTTACACAGAGTTTACTTATATGATCTTGCAATCTTATGATTTCTTAAAATTATATGAAACACAAAACTGTAGAATGCAAATAGGTGGAAGTGATCAGTGGGGGAATATTACAGCTGGACTAGAGTTAATTAGAAAGTCTACGGAAAATGCAAAGGCCTTTGGATTAACGATTCCTCTTGTAACTAAATCAGATGGTACGAAGTTTGGCAAAACAGAATCAGGAACAATCTGGTTAGACCGTGAGAAGACATCATCGTACGAATTTTATCAATTTTGGATTAACACGGATGACAGAGATGTGGTAAGTTATTTAAAATACTTCACTTTCCTAAGCCAAGAAGAAATTGAACATCTAGAAAATGAAACAACAAATGCTCCTGAGAAGCGAACAGCTCAAAAGGCACTTGCTGAGGAGTTGACAAAACTTGTACATGGAGATGAGGCATTAGTTCAGGCTGTTAAAATTTCAGAGGCACTATTCAGTGGAAGCATTGGGAGCTTGACTGCTGATGAGATTAAACAGGGTTTTAAAGATGTTCCATCATATGAACTAAAAGGTGAAGCAGAAGTAGGTCTAATTGACTTATTAGTCGACAGCAAAATCTCTCCATCGAAACGTCAGGCGCGTGAAGATGTTCAAAATGGGGCTATCTATATAAATGGTGAGCGTATTCAAGAAGTAAATTATGTCTTAACTAAAGAAGATCGTATCGAAGGACAATTTACTGTAATTCGTAGAGGTAAGAAAAAATACTATTTAATTAAATAA